DNA from Deltaproteobacteria bacterium:
GTGGGCGATTTGAAAAGGGACTTGATCCCCTCGCCCTCGATTTTACCCAATCGGTGGAGTTCGACAAAAAGCTCTATTATTACGATATATTAGGCAGCATGGCCCATGCGCGTGGACTTGCGCGGGCCGGAATCCTCTCCAAGAAAGAGGCAAAAAAAATTGCCGGGGGACTCCATGCGGTTGTTCGCGATATTCAGTCTGGAAAATTCCAGTTCAAAGAAGAGCTTGAGGATGTGCATCGGAATATCGAATCAGCGCTGATAAAAAAGATTGGTCGAGTTGGAGGAAAGCTTCACACAGGACGGAGTCGAAACGATCAGGTCGCCCTTGATTTTCGTCTCTACTGTCGCGACCGGCTAGAAGAACTCCACGACTCCCTTGTCGGCTTGGAACGGGCAACGCTTAAAAAGGCGAAAGAGACAGTCGATATCTTAATGCCAGGGTACACCCATCTTCAAAGGGCTCAACCGATCCGCTTTGCCCATCACCTCCTGGCCTATATCGAGATGTGGGAAAGGGATCGAACTCGCATCCTTGAGGTCTTTCGCCGCATCAACATCAGTCCCTTAGGCTCTGGAGCCCTCGCAGGGACCGCATTCCCTGTAGATCGAGAGGGGGTCGCCCGTGACCTTGGGTTTACAGAGGTATCCCACAACAGCCTGGACGCCGTTTCTGATCGAGACTTCGCAATCGAGATCGCTTCACTCTCCTCTCTTCTCATGATGCATCTCTCCCGCCTCGCTGAGGAATGGATCCTCTGGTCGACGACTGAATTTAATTTCATCCATCTCCCCGACTCATTCTGTACCGGTTCCTCCATGATGCCACAAAAAAAGAATCCCGATATCCTGGAACTGATCCGTGGGAAAACCGGTCGTGTTTATGGTCATCTGATCTCTCTTCTCACTGTCATGAAATCACTCCCGCTCGCCTACAATAAAGACATGCAGGAGGATAAAGAGGCGGTCTTTGATCTTTTCGAGACAGTGATTAACTGTATCGACATCCTCGCTGCGATGATGCCAAAGGTCCAGCCGAACCGAACAGCGCTTCAGAGGGCGGTATCAGACAGTTTCCTCCTCGCTACCGATTTGGCCGATTGGCTCGTCAAAAAAGGAGTCGATTTCCGCAGCTCTCATGAAATCGTCTCGAAGGTTGTCCTCTTTTCCCTTCAAAAGAAAAAAGAATTACATGAATTGTCACTTGCCGACTTCAGACGTTTCTCAAAAACCTTTAATCAGGAGGTTTACCAGATCCTGAAGCCTGAGATTTCTGTAAACTTGAGACGCACCACTGGGGGCACCGCACGACAAA
Protein-coding regions in this window:
- the argH gene encoding argininosuccinate lyase, coding for MAKKKWSGRFEKGLDPLALDFTQSVEFDKKLYYYDILGSMAHARGLARAGILSKKEAKKIAGGLHAVVRDIQSGKFQFKEELEDVHRNIESALIKKIGRVGGKLHTGRSRNDQVALDFRLYCRDRLEELHDSLVGLERATLKKAKETVDILMPGYTHLQRAQPIRFAHHLLAYIEMWERDRTRILEVFRRINISPLGSGALAGTAFPVDREGVARDLGFTEVSHNSLDAVSDRDFAIEIASLSSLLMMHLSRLAEEWILWSTTEFNFIHLPDSFCTGSSMMPQKKNPDILELIRGKTGRVYGHLISLLTVMKSLPLAYNKDMQEDKEAVFDLFETVINCIDILAAMMPKVQPNRTALQRAVSDSFLLATDLADWLVKKGVDFRSSHEIVSKVVLFSLQKKKELHELSLADFRRFSKTFNQEVYQILKPEISVNLRRTTGGTARQTVLKEIKRLEERLP